From a single Lytechinus variegatus isolate NC3 chromosome 9, Lvar_3.0, whole genome shotgun sequence genomic region:
- the LOC121421113 gene encoding peptidyl-prolyl cis-trans isomerase FKBP4-like, with product MTNDKVTPSTTTEEEYQPFPDPLLGTGQDVTPNGDGGVLKAIRKEGDTIEEDRPLKGDKVFVHYIGSLTDGTLFDSSRSRNEKFSFTLGKGEVIKAWDMGVATMRRGEIAVFTCKPEYAYGKTSKGKIPANSTLVFEVELFDWKGEDLSENNDEGIVRRIVTEGEGYDTPNDEAEVEAHIIGSYDGREFENREVKYTITEGNDAGIVEGLEIAIKRMKKGEKARLKVKSKYAYGSKGNAEYNIPGNADVAYEVTLTNFEKAKEPWEMDVSEKIEQSEIVKAKGTNYFKQGKYQEAIKQWKKIITYLETETITDEEQKKKSEAMQLAANLNVAMAAIKAEEFFEAVSHCNRAIELESTSVKGYFRRGQAYIHLSEFDKAKLDFLKVLEMEPENKAAKNQLTVSNQKLKQHHEKEKKIYGNMFQRFADQDRREKLARERAQGDLKVGVFSDAEKKGEKTTPEEEEENGVSSEGGEQMEDDTKESLSTGDEGKEQAMEA from the exons ATGACGAACGACAAGGTCACACCATCCACCACAACAGAAGAGGAATATCAGCCCTTTCCTGATCCCCTCCTTGGAACTGGACAAGATGTCACCCCTAATGGCGATGGAGGAGTCCTAAAGGCTATTAGGAAAGAGGGTGATACCATTGAGGAAGATCGCCCATTAAAGGGGGATAAAGTTTTTGTTCATTATATCGGTAGTCTCACAGACGGGACCTTGTTTGACTCGAGTCGGTCGAGGAATGAGAAGTTTTCTTTCACCTTAGGGAAAG GCGAAGTAATTAAAGCATGGGATATGGGTGTTGCTACAATGAGAAGAGGAGAGATAGCTGTATTCACATGCAAACCAGAATATGCCTACGGCAAAACAA GTAAAGGGAAAATTCCAGCGAATTCTACCTTGGTATTTGAAGTTGAGCTGTTTGACTGGAAAGGGGAGGATCTATCTGAGAATAACGATGAAGGGATCGTTCGGCGTATTGTGACAGAAGGAGAAGGATATGATACTCCCAATGATGAGGCAGAGGTTGAAG CACACATCATTGGATCGTACGATGGCAGGGAATTTGAGAACAGAGAGGTGAAATACACAATCACAGAGG GTAATGATGCAGGAATCGTGGAAGGTCTGGAAATCGCCATCAAGAGAATGAAGAAAGGAGAGAAggcaaggttaaaggtcaaatctAAGTATGCGTACGGGTCAAAGGGCAATGCAGAATACAACATTCCAGGAAATGCTGATGTAGCGTATgaagtcacactcacgaatttTGAAAAG GCAAAGGAACCATGGGAGATGGATGTCAGTGAGAAGATTGAACAGTCTGAGATTGTCAAAGCCAAAGGAACTAATTATTTCAAG CAAGGAAAATACCAAGAGGCTATCAAGCAATGGAAGAAAATCATCACCTACCTGGAGACAGAAACCATCACAGACGAGGAGCAGAAGAAGAAGTCCGAGGCGATGCAGCTCGCGGCAAACCTCAACGTTGCCATGGCAGCGATCAAGGCTGAAGAGTTCTTTGAGGCTGTCAGTCATTGTAACAGG GCTATTGAGCTGGAGTCCACCAGCGTGAAAGGCTACTTCCGTCGGGGACAGGCCTACATCCATCTTTCTGAGTTCGACAAGGCCAAGCTGGACTTCCTTAAGGTTCTAGAGATGGAGCCGGAGAACAAAGCAGCCAAGAACCAGCTGACGGTCAGTAATCAGAAGCTCAAACAACACCatgagaaggagaagaagatctATGGAAACATGTTTCAACGGTTCGCTGATCAGGATAGAAGA GAAAAGCTTGCAAGGGAGAGAGCTCAGGGTGATTTAAAAGTTGGTGTCTTCAGTGATgcagaaaagaaaggagagaagaCCACAccagaggaggaggaggagaacgGAGTCTCGTCGGAAGGGGGAGAACAAATGGAGGATGACACAAAGGAGAGTTTGTCAACAGGGGATGAAGGGAAGGAACAAGCAATGGAAGCATGA